The window TCCCCAGTATGCAGCCACTGTGCAGTGCTGTTACCGCTGTGCAAATGTATCCCAAAAAACCTCAGATCTCATTTGACTTATTGTCTCAGTGTTACACTGTTTCATCTTAAAATACGGTATTATTCTGTAATGTAACCTGGTGTAAGGCCATATCATTATACTGTCTTTAAACACAGTCTGTACCTTGAGTCTGTACTCCAgcttcatcatgcagcagtTGAAGAAGGTAGGAGGGAGCTGCGGAGGGATACAAAGAACTTTGGTGGTGGTCTGACTGGTTTCAGCCGGAACAGGCTCTCCTGTCCCAAACAGGATGTCATTTGTGTGCACTTTCCTCTTTGACTCAGCAACAAAGGTCTGCTTCTCACACAGGTAGAATTTGGGTATTACTGCATGTGCTGAATCATTGAGCACTTCCACAGAGACTCCCACTGCCTCACCTGTGTATGtttagaaaaaaaccccacattatTTATGTCTCAGTTAACAAAATTTAGGAAAATATATTCTGTGAGACATCGGTTTACCTTGCTTTAATCCCATTTTTTCTGAGGTAACATTCATAGTCACCTTTCCAGAGCCATAAAATGAAATCCTAGTTGCGTGTTGTTGCTCctagtataataataataataaaaaaggcaaTGAAATAAGTCATGACACATTTAGGAGAGCTGAAGTTGAGCTCagtccaaaaagaaaaaagtttttgttttttttgtcttttacctGAAGTCCAATGATAATCATTTCTGATTTGGAGGCAAAGGGGAACTCAGACTTGGTCCAAAAAGGAAACTCCGTCTTGGTTTTGTGTACAAGCCAAATCGACTGAGTAAGCTGTGCCCGCAAACTGTATGTGATCCTGCCCCATTTCCCTTCATAAGATGAAGGCATGTCTCTGAAAGAACCCAGAGGGAAATGATTTCATTCAAACATATGGAAAGAAAGTGTTTACATAATATAGATTTATTATTAGAGATCATGTTAGAGGGGAACACATACACATCTGGAATTACAAAGTTGAATGAATACACATTCCTCCCAGGGCTGATGGTTACCGAACcttataaaaagaaacactttatGTTACCTGTATGTTCGTCAGTATTTATAACAGCAATTATATATCTCTCAGCTCAGAAACTTTACTGGGACAATACTAACCATCTCCCTTTTTATCTTGAAGAATAATgtgttcaaaataaaagtatttcttcttgttgctgtGGGCCACAATATCCTCTCCTTCTTTTTCATGCCAAGTTACCTTAGCCTTCCCTTTGGCTTTGACCGAAAAACACTGCACTTTGATTTCCTTGCTGATCACCACTATCACATTTCCAGAGAGGATGTCCCCAGGGGAGAAGGTGCCTTGTTCGTTCACCTTGTTGAATTCCACAAAGAGATGCTTGATGGTCATTAGAAGGATATATCAAACCGTCTTCTTATGGAGTGAAAGTGAGAGAATCCTCATTTGGTTGAAATTAAATCCCAACAATTTACTGCAAGCAGGTTTGACTTGATCCGCTGGGATGGAGTCTTTCCTTGACGAATAAGGATGCCAGTAAGGCAGGCGTATTCAGTGGAGCAGTGGACCTTCTTCAGAAGCTGTATCTGCGTCACACAGTATCATGTGATCAAGCCTGCAGGTGTTGCTTTCACAAAGGTAACTCTAGCCTCTACCTGTGTCACTGGTGATGGTATCGTATTGTATTACTTAATGATCAAGCTAAGTGATGAAAAATTGGTGTAGAAAATTCAAACAACAGATTTCTGAGGGCAACATGATGTCACTTTTGTGTTGATTTTTATCAaatgactgtttttttaatgttctaaTATGACGTTAAAGGTGAAagatttttaatgtgtttgaatACTGAGTCacaataaaattaatttaaccTTATTCTAACCATAAAAGGTACATAAGATGGAAACTTTGTTTTGAATTAAGTGTTAGAGAGTGAAAGTCTGAAAACAGAGACCAATCCAACTTGTTCAGTGTGTCATACTGCATTTGATATACAGTGTTTAAgcaataaaacttaaaaaattaataattaaaggTTTTAGCACAACTTTGTGTGACTCAGTTTAGTTAAAAAGTGCTGAAATACACTGAATCATTCACCTGACAGCCAAAGTGCAGAACTGAAATTCACACAGAAGAACTTGAAAACTACCTCAACATCTGAATTAATATTGAATGCTCATATTCTTTAAATCACAGGAAGACTTGGATGAAATTAGTATAAGTCAACATAATGTCCTGTgagcttggtgtgtgtgtgtgtgtgtgtgtgtgtgtgtgtgtgtgtgtgtgtgtgtgtgtgtgtgtgtgtgtgtgtgtgtgtgtgtgtgtgtgtgtgtgtgtgtgtgagaaagagccAAACTGGTATCAAATGACCAGGTAAAAGAGTTTTAAATCTTTAAgtgttttgtgggttttatttCAATACTAACTGCATTTTAGTGGGGAGATAATCTACacagactaaacacagagaCAGTAGATTACATTAGATCAGTTGAAATGTGGAAGAATTCTCCACAGACAGGTAAATGGTTTCACTTCTAATCATACATAATTTTCCAAGACTGTAACTCTGGTCAAAATACTTTTTGAACCATGAGGGTCCCAAGGACTCTCTCAAATAATGGGGTCTTTCCTGCTGTTGAAACAAGCTCCTCACTGGAAATACAATATATCATTATGGGTCTGTTAGAAGGtacactttgatccacacagttcaAAAAGTTAACATCTCAATGCCATCATCATCGAGAGTGGTAGTGGGGTACGTCGCATGTGCTCCGTAGGGAGGTGGAAGATCTCCACACTGGGGTGGTGTTTGCTGGGGTGTAGTTCCCCAGGCTGGATTTTCTGGGTTCCTAAAAGTGTCAAATCCAATGCCAGCAGAAGGATGTGGTTGTTTCACAACCGCAGGCATGATAACTATAGGAAGTTTGAGCTTTGGATCAATGGAACATTTGATTTTCATTTGGACCtgtgaaaacaaaataacacacaaacagtattgtttagctttgtttgtttgtttcaatgAATGTAGATGTTGATTCGCATGATTAGGAAGTATTTATATCAGCAGGCCTTTGTTGTTGCCCTGTTTTGTCACTAGAGGGCTCCCGTGCTTTAATCCAAGTTTCTCACTCTTTGTCTTTTTCCCTATTAGTGTTTGCACTTGCCTCTTAATGAGTGCTTTTCTTCCTTTATATGGAAGTACTTTAGTTCCTCTGAGTACTTAGATCCTTTGTTGTATTTCCTTTTGTGAacgttaaaaagaagaaaagcagtTTTCCAAAAAAATGATTTGTTACAGTTACCTGTGACAGAAAAGAGGTGCCACTAACCAACTAGCAGCCCAAATAAAacaaccaaaataaaacaaagacaagccaTCCAAGCTTCCTACCATTAGTTATATTACTTAAGCAGTACTCAAGTACACAAACAAAAGGACAGCTCTACAAGTTGTTTACCTTCAGCATGTACTCCAGGTTGATGATGTGGCTGTTCAAGATGGAGGGGGGTAGGTCTCCAGGGATGGTGATCACCTTGGTCACAGTTTTTCTGCCAGAAGATGCTTCAACAGCCTCAGCCTTATCCCTAAGGATGTCGTGTGTGTAAACTGTCCTGTGGCCCTGGGCAAAGAAACTGTGTTTCTGATACAGTTTGAATTTGGGCTTCACTGTGCGACTCGAGTTGTTGTTGATTTCAACTGTGACCACGAGAGCTTCGCCTGTAAAGTACAGAAAGTTATCCTGTATAAATCACTGCCAAGCACAGAAAGACATTTCCTTACATCTACATAATATCTAACTTCCTTTCACTAATCAAAGGATCAGTGCCACAGAAACACCCCTCACTGAATCATGCACACTGGTTTCCTGTTTACAAGCACTTTAAGTAGCTGAGAGCTGGGATGAAATAAAGCAGTATTTTTAAATGATGGGAAGTATCATTTAAAAATACTGCTTTATCTGAAGAGTGAAAGCGCTTGACTCAACCAAACTTATAGTCActttccaaaaaataaaaataagggagAGGGCAGAAACTGAATACTGAAAGGCAGTAAGCCAAGTAAAGATAATTACCTTGCATGTATCCCATCTGAGTGGTATGAACATCTACTGAAACCTTTCCAGAGCCCAAAACAGATTTATCCTTATGAGTATACTGAGGTTCCTAAAAAGCAGACCCCCACATTATAAATGTGCTTTAAGGTAATGATCTCATCTGCCTGAACACTATCAGTTATGAAATTAaatgattgcttttttttttaggattaATGATTTCTTACCAGAAGTCCAGGAATGCCCATGTCTGCCTTGGACACAAAAGTGAAGTGAGCCTTGGTTTTTCTTGTAATTGATTGTGTCAGCTCTGCTTTCACCTTATGAACAATTTTTCCACGGGCTCTTTTATAGGTTGATGGCAGTATTCTgtaaaatacaatacaaaaacattcaaatgaCCCACTAAGAAGCATAATGGAAATCTAAACCTCTGATTAAGACAAGAAGAGGTACCCATCAGGAATCCTGAACGAAAAAGGATACATGTGTCTTCCTTTTCCAATGACTTCAGTGCCTGGAAAAGAAGTAGGTGTTGTTTTGAACAGTCTGTTAAACAAGGAACAGTGTATCACGTGTCAGCAACTGTGTTAATTCAATACATCACCATCGTGTCTTGATTCTCTCAAGATATCTTGTTTGATGTCATAATATGTCTCAGTAGCCCAGTAATCGCGGTAATCATTCTCTCCGTAATTCTCAGTCCAGCGTACCTTCGCTCTCCCTTGTCCTCTAAAAATCAGCGATTGGATCTTGGTTTCACCAGACACCTCCACAATAATTCTTCCATTAATCATATCTCCATTCGTGAAGGTGTTTTTGCTGTTGATGGCATCGTATTCGATTGAGAATCTTGTAATGGTCATTTTCAGATGGCAAAAAGTGGGATAAAAAAATTCTGTTGCAAAAACCAAGAGAAAACTCAGGCCAGTTGTGCCCAGCACAGCCACTCTCTGCCGGTTATATCTGCTTTCAAGTATACAAATAATGTGAAACCAGTTTTTCTTGTATCATACACCCTCCCAAAGCAGTGCCACTAAAAGATTTTCAGCTATGGAAACTTAACGGGGTTTAACATGAGATTACATTATGAATGATTTGAGACACACTCTCTGGATAACCAGCATGGTCTCTTCACAACCACATATTGGGGCAGCGAAAAATACCAccttgtttctctttatttattttttattgtaggTGTGACTGCCACATGCTGGCTGCATCACATGATATATTTCACCACACCTACAGTAAATTTTCCACTTGATGCAGATTACATGCCATGATGTTAAAACTCTTTGAAATCCTAAGCAGAGGTGATGAGAAGTAACCTTAACAATAGACCCCGTTTTTCAGAGAGATGACAAAAGGgccttttggggggggggagcatGCTGCTGTTCTCACGGCCCCTGATTCCCAAGGCTTGGGAGATAAGTTTCCACATATTTTGATAGCAAAAATTTGGGGGAAGTTCCCCAAAAAGGATTAACAAATTCTTGTTTGGAGGACATTACtattaaataaaacagtaaaagtatcACTAACAACACTATAATATTCACAGTAGGTTTAGAAATAATATTATATGAACGGTATCAACTTTTCCTGGGGAAACACGTTCTAAGTAAGTTAGTGTTAATAAGTGTTAATGACCCCTCTTACCAGATTAATTTTGTCTTAATAGTCAAAATTAATCTGGAAACACTGGCAAAACCTAAAACATACCAGGAAAAAAATGTTGCGGTCAATATTTTGATGGCCCCATGAACTGAAAGCAATTAACTCAAAGTAAAAGATGTCTAGTTATGTCAGCTTCATGTTTTGTGGTATATCTTGAAAAATTACTAAAATCCAAAGACCACCCCAAAGACGTTTATTTCGTTAAAAAAGTTTATTATCATACAGAGCTTTATTTCAAAgataccaaaaaaacaaaacaaaaaagtgcatTATATGTCACCTGCAGGCTTGATATTGTAATGCTGTTAACCAGTGAATGGAAAATATTTTACTCTTTACTTTTCAGAAAGGGATCCTGGGATCGGAGAGCACGGGATGGAACATAAAGGTGCAAAAGATCAGAGAGGTATAAAGGTGGCAATCCATTTAAAGCTTTGTAGGTGAGCAGCAGGACCTTAAAATCTGCTCAAACCTGACAAGATAGCCAATGAAGGGATTTCAGTACAGCGTAATGCACTCAAATTTTCCAGTTTTAGTTCAAATGCGAGGCGCTGCATTTTGCACCATCTGTAAACCtctaaaacttttctttggtAGCCCAGAAAAGAGATCGTTACAATGATCAATACGTGAAGACACAAATGCATGGAGAAGAACCTCTGCAGTCTTGCTTGATAAAACTTGTCTGATTTTGGCTATGTTCCTTAAATAATAAAAGGTGGCCTTTGTTGTCTCTCTTACATGAGACTCAAAGGAGAGCACTGTGTCAAACCACACGCCCAAGTTTTTTACCTTCA is drawn from Maylandia zebra isolate NMK-2024a linkage group LG12, Mzebra_GT3a, whole genome shotgun sequence and contains these coding sequences:
- the LOC143421351 gene encoding arrestin domain-containing protein 3-like — encoded protein: MYPFSFRIPDGILPSTYKRARGKIVHKVKAELTQSITRKTKAHFTFVSKADMGIPGLLEPQYTHKDKSVLGSGKVSVDVHTTQMGYMQGEALVVTVEINNNSSRTVKPKFKLYQKHSFFAQGHRTVYTHDILRDKAEAVEASSGRKTVTKVITIPGDLPPSILNSHIINLEYMLKVQMKIKCSIDPKLKLPIVIMPAVVKQPHPSAGIGFDTFRNPENPAWGTTPQQTPPQCGDLPPPYGAHATYPTTTLDDDGIEMLTF